A single genomic interval of Tsukamurella paurometabola harbors:
- a CDS encoding Sir2 family NAD-dependent protein deacetylase: MRTAMPAWEPAEATAPDPDYAERLDRARALLHGRRIVALTGAGVSTASGIPDYRSPGAPRRTPMTLQQFLGSAEFRRRYWARNHLGWRQMDAALPNAAHHALAALPGVAGVITQNVDLLHLKAGSRGVIDLHGNYAQVRCLSCENRISRHRLHARLEPLNAGFVARIAGRGALEVAPDADVVVEDTTDFTMVDCGRCGGILKPDIVYFGESVPKPRVARAFTMVDDADALLVLGSSLTVMSGLRFVRHAHKRGTPIVIVNRGRTRGDDLADVTVDVDVATALQHLAAP, from the coding sequence GTGCGCACTGCGATGCCTGCCTGGGAGCCCGCGGAGGCCACCGCCCCGGACCCGGACTACGCCGAGCGGCTGGACCGGGCCCGCGCGCTGCTGCACGGTCGCCGCATCGTCGCCCTCACCGGCGCAGGCGTCTCCACCGCATCCGGCATTCCCGACTACCGCAGCCCGGGCGCGCCCCGTCGGACCCCGATGACGCTCCAGCAGTTCCTCGGCTCGGCCGAGTTCCGGCGCCGCTACTGGGCCCGCAACCACCTCGGCTGGCGGCAGATGGACGCGGCGCTGCCCAACGCCGCGCACCACGCGCTCGCGGCCCTGCCCGGCGTCGCCGGTGTGATCACGCAGAACGTCGATCTACTGCACCTGAAGGCGGGGTCACGCGGGGTGATCGATCTGCACGGCAACTACGCCCAGGTGCGGTGCCTGAGCTGTGAGAACCGCATCAGCCGGCATCGCCTGCACGCCCGGCTCGAGCCGCTCAACGCCGGATTCGTCGCGCGGATCGCGGGCCGCGGCGCGCTCGAGGTGGCCCCGGACGCCGACGTCGTGGTCGAGGACACCACCGACTTCACGATGGTCGACTGCGGCAGGTGCGGCGGGATCCTCAAACCCGACATCGTGTACTTCGGGGAATCCGTGCCCAAACCGCGCGTCGCGCGCGCCTTCACGATGGTCGACGATGCCGACGCCCTCCTCGTGCTCGGCAGTTCGCTCACGGTGATGTCCGGGCTGCGCTTCGTGCGACACGCGCACAAGCGGGGCACCCCCATCGTGATCGTCAACCGCGGGCGCACCCGGGGCGACGACCTCGCCGACGTCACCGTCGACGTGGACGTGGCGACGGCCCTGCAGCACCTCGCCGCCCCCTGA